The Triticum aestivum cultivar Chinese Spring chromosome 7B, IWGSC CS RefSeq v2.1, whole genome shotgun sequence genome window below encodes:
- the LOC123156134 gene encoding protein adenylyltransferase SelO gives MPPQLRFPTVLPNLYPHLLLPRSLPSRRLRLPPPPTPRHPLRRLLFRGMASSATGEAAPAAGTSGAGEASTRPRRALEELAWDETFVRELPGDPRSDNIPRQVLHACYTKVSPSAPVENPKLVAWSESVADLLDLDHKEFERPDFPRFFSGETPLVGSVPYAQCYGGHQFGSWAGQLGDGRAITLGEVLNSRGERWELQLKGAGKTPYSRFADGLAVLRSSIREFLCSEAMHGLGIPTTRALCLVETGKSVVRDMFYDGNAKEEPGAIVCRVAPSFLRFGSYQLHTTRGKEDLEIVRRLADYTIRHHYPHLENIKKSEGLSFEAAIGDSPAIDLTSNKYAAWAVEVAERTAYLIARWQGVGFTHGVLNTDNMSVLGLTIDYGPFGFLDAFDPSFTPNTTDLPGKRYCFANQPDVGLWNIAQFTGPLSAADLISKDEANYVMERYGTKFMDEYQSIMTKKLGLSKYNKQLISKLLNNLAVDKVDYTNFFRLLSNVKADRDIAETELLVPIKAALLDIGKERKEAWISWVQTYVEELVASGVSDEERKATMNRVNPKYVLRNYLCQTAIDAADLGDYEEVRRLLKVMEHPYDEQPGMEKYARLPPAWAYRPGVCMLSCSS, from the exons ATGCCCcctcagttgcgcttccccaccgTCCTCCCCAACCTatacccccacctcctcctcccccgctccctcccctctcgccgtctccgcctgccgccgcccccgaccccgcgcCACCCGCTCCGCCGCCTGCTCTTCCGAGGCATGGCCTCCTCCGCCACcggcgaggcggcgccggccgCCGGGACGAGCGGCGCCGGAGAGGCCTCCACCCGCCCGCGGCGCGCGCTGGAGGAGCTCGCGTGGGACGAGACCTTCGTCCGCGAGCTGCCCGGCGACCCGCGATCCGACAACATCCCCCGCCAG GTGCTGCACGCTTGTTACACCAAGGTATCTCCCTCGGCGCCCGTGGAGAACCCTAAGCTCGTGGCGTGGTCCGAATCCGTAGCTGACCTCCTCGATCTGGATCACAAAGA GTTTGAAAGGCCTGATTTTCCTCGGTTCTTCTCAGGAGAAACTCCGTTGGTGGGAAG TGTGCCTTATGCCCAGTGTTACGGTGGACACCAGTTTGGTTCATGGGCTGGTCAGTTGGGGGATGGACGAGCAATAACTCTCGGAGAGGTTCTCAATTCTCGAGGTGAGAGGTGGGAGTTGCAGCTCAAGGGTGCTGGAAAGACTCCTTACAGCCGATTTGCAGatggcctcgctgtcctgcgcagCAGCATCCGTGAATTCTTATGCAGTGAAGCTATGCATGGTCTAGGCATTCCTACAACTCGTGCTCTTTGTCTAGTTGAAACTGGCAAATCTGTTGTGCGAGATATGTTCTATGA TGGTAATGCAAAAGAGGAGCCAGGTGCAATTGTGTGCCGTGTAGCACCATCGTTTTTACGTTTTGGTTCATACCAGTTACATACTACAAGGGGCAAAGAGGACCTTGAAATTGTTCGTCGTTTGGCAGACTACACAATACGTCATCACTACCCACATCTTGAAAATATTAAAAAGAGTGAAGGTTTATCTTTTGAGGCAGCTATAGGAGACTCTCCAGCAATAGATCTTACTTCCAACAAATATGCTG CCTGGGCAGTTGAGGTTGCAGAGCGTACTGCTTACTTGATAGCCAGGTGGCAAGGTGTTGGTTTCACCCATGGTGTGCTTAACACTgataatatgagtgtgttgggcctAACTATTGATTATGGACCCTTTGGTTTCTTGGATGCTTTTGATCCTAGCTTTACTCCGAATACAACTGATCTCCCAGGTAAGAGATACtgttttgcaaatcaacctgatgTTGGTTTGTGGAATATTGCCCAGTTCACTGGGCCATTGTCGGCTGCGGATCTTATCAGCAAGGATGAAGCAAATTATGTTATGGAGAG GTATGGGACAAAGTTCATGGATGAATATCAATCTATAATGACAAAGAAACTTGGTCTGTCAAAATATAACAAGCAGCTTATTAGCAAGCTGCTGAACAACTTGGCTGTCGATAAAGTTGACTATACAAATTTTTTCCGTCTTCTTTCGAATGTCAAAGCAGACCGTGACATCGCAGAAACTGAGCTACTTGTTCCCATAAAAGCTGCACTCCTGGATATTGGGAAAGAAAGAAAGGAAGCATGGATTAGTTGGGTACAAACATATGTTGAGGAG CTGGTGGCTAGTGGTGTCTCCGATGAAGAAAGGAAAGCCACAATGAACCGTGTCAACCCAAAGTATGTTCTTCGGAACTATCTCTGCCAGACAGCGATTGACGCAGCTGATCTAGGTGATTACGAGGAAGTTCGCCGGCTATTGAAAGTTATGGAACATCCATATGATGAGCAGCCGGGAATGGAGAAATACGCCCGCTTGCCACCGGCCTGGGCATACAGGCCTGGGGTGTGCATGCTATCCTGCTCGTCATGA